A section of the Metabacillus endolithicus genome encodes:
- a CDS encoding LacI family DNA-binding transcriptional regulator, whose amino-acid sequence MNLTIKDIAKMAGVSPGTVSKIINNYGGISEKTKKKVLDIIQETGYQPTFSAKALATKKSNLIGLIYAGKVNVEFTHPFFNEVVTSFKKTIGSLGYDIIMFSNEQFYKDNGSYLARCRHFHVDGCVIIAGEEVEDAIYELVREEIPCMGIDLELSGPKASFVMSDNVNLSRKVIQHFYLQGIRNIGFIGGQEDSAITMFREKGARETMDQLGLEIHQEWFQYGDFHEESGYQAMKKILETNSYPRAIFAVSDMMAFGAIDAIREKGLRVPEDISVIGCDDIDACRHSSPKLSTIRQDKEQLGKLAAYMLNDIINGKSELKPVFIDSELVVRES is encoded by the coding sequence ATGAATTTAACGATTAAAGATATTGCAAAGATGGCTGGAGTTTCTCCAGGAACTGTATCAAAAATTATTAATAACTATGGTGGCATTAGTGAAAAAACGAAGAAAAAAGTGCTGGATATTATCCAGGAAACAGGATATCAGCCAACCTTTTCAGCTAAAGCACTAGCCACCAAAAAATCGAATTTAATTGGGTTAATTTATGCCGGTAAGGTAAATGTTGAATTTACACATCCTTTTTTTAATGAGGTTGTTACATCGTTTAAAAAAACAATTGGTTCGCTAGGCTATGACATTATCATGTTCTCAAACGAACAATTCTACAAAGATAATGGTAGTTATTTAGCAAGATGTCGCCATTTTCATGTAGATGGCTGTGTCATTATCGCTGGTGAAGAAGTAGAGGATGCGATCTATGAGCTTGTGCGCGAGGAGATTCCTTGTATGGGGATTGACCTTGAGCTTAGCGGACCAAAAGCAAGCTTTGTGATGAGTGATAATGTGAATTTATCAAGAAAAGTGATTCAACACTTTTATTTGCAAGGAATTAGAAACATTGGGTTTATTGGTGGTCAAGAAGATTCTGCCATCACGATGTTTCGAGAAAAAGGTGCAAGAGAAACAATGGATCAGCTTGGTCTTGAGATTCATCAAGAGTGGTTTCAATATGGTGATTTCCATGAAGAAAGTGGATATCAAGCAATGAAAAAAATATTAGAAACAAATTCTTATCCCCGCGCTATTTTTGCCGTATCGGATATGATGGCTTTTGGTGCAATTGATGCGATTAGAGAAAAAGGACTAAGAGTTCCTGAAGATATATCTGTGATTGGCTGTGATGATATTGATGCATGTCGACATAGCAGTCCGAAGCTATCGACTATAAGGCAGGATAAAGAACAACTCGGTAAGCTTGCTGCGTATATGTTAAATGACATCATCAATGGAAAATCAGAATTAAAGCCTGTTTTTATCGATTCTGAATTAGTTGTGAGAGAATCATAA